The DNA sequence GCATATCGTGACATTCCACGCGGGTGCGAGCTACTGGTCTGGTACGAGGATAGTTACACACAACACATGGGGATACCGGTGGGGATTGGCAACCAAAGCTCCTCACTTCAATTTCAAGGTGTCGTGCTTTTCTTTAACACATCATGTGTGGATTAGTAACTTCTTGGTTTTGGAACACGAACTTTTAGTTTTTACTTTTCTGTCTTCCTTCTGTGAATTTAATCTCTTAATACGTCGCTAAACTAAATTTTGCAGTCAGCCTGCATTCAGCCCATGATCGAGCTAGAGAGAAGATATGGTCAATCCACGGGAATGCGTGACAAAATGGTTGGAAGGACAATggttggaagaaaaaaactgattttatGTGCTGTGTCTAAGGCAAACTCAGCTGCGAGGAAcgtttttctcaatttttatATCCACCCTCGCTCTCACGGGTCATTAAGAAGAGACAAAAGACAAATAAAGTTTTTATGGTGCTGTCTTTAGTGGCAATTGTTAGCTCTTTTGAAGAGAATCGTTTGGAGTAAGGGCATTTTTAAGACTTCTAATGTCtctatttttttgaaataggaaAAAGACATCCTATATCAGTGCGGGCATCGCATGAGAGCGAACAGTCTGGAGATTCCCAGGTACTCGACAATGTGGAGAAAAGAAGCGCATCAAATTCATCACGAATGCACCGCGGGCAAAAGAGAAGATCATCCACACAAACTGTTTTAACTCTACTCCGTCAACGAATACCTGATGATTGTTCAGCACCTTTATCGCAACGACAAAACAAGAGATGGCCAGCGGAACAGGAGAACACAGACAATAACAATTCTCTAGTCCACAGTGACACAGAAGGGAAATCTCCTCActcgcacgtgcagcacaaaAAGTTTGTCACAAACGACGGTGACGGAACACGCAACGGAAAGAAAATTGACGACGTGTTAGAGAGCATTGCAGATGGAGGAGAGTTCAAGTGTGGCCAATGCAAAACATCCTTCGCACAACGATCACTTCTTAACAATCATCTCTGCTCTCGTATGCCGTGTAAACCGTATAGATGTGGGCATTGCCAAGAAGCCTTTGCACAACCAAGAGAATTGCGCATGCATGCAGTGATACACGTAAGTGAGAAACCATTCAAGTGCGGTTACTGTTTGCGCGCGTTCTCAGGAGCCACAACCCTAAACAATCACGTGCGTACACACACTGGGGAGAAGCCATTTCTGTGTGAGGTATGCGGCTCGTCGTTTTCCCAACCTTTTCAGCTCAGTCGACATCGAAGGATTTGCATGCAGTCTTCAGAATAACTTActtatcttttttttgcaaactACAAAGATATTCTTCATACCTTAATATCTATTGAATTTTCCTGGtaatttctgtaaaaaaaaaaatccgatATTTTCCATGACGAAATCTGAAATTAGAATGTAAAAAGTTCATTTTACGTAACATACAAAAACCTAAAAAGGAAATGGAACAGGgaacttgtttttgtgtcctcaGGGAAAAGCATTATCAGTTTGTTAGTTTCTTTCACGTTTTTTAGGTCCTTATTAAGTCTCTTACTTAGCTATCGGCCTTTATACAACGACTTTTGTCGTGTGTTTGTCAGCCTATTGCCAGGACACGTTAATGTAATTTTTGTCCCTACTCAGCGTTCTGTAAAAAGACggatagagcggttttcaaatgactgttgaaaaaccaaaaccaaagcaattacaccgaccaatcacaacacgaacaaacagcgccatgaaccaatcacgattcctagcaattacctgtaactcgctcgaatcgcgggaaaaatcatgcGTACGAGGTGCGATTGGttgtggttttgcttctcattggtttaacaactggcgcgactcttttaagccaatcactaagcgtagcaatcgcaatcacgtaattactttcgacagtcatttgaaaactgctctaaaaaatttataaacaaagTACTGAGCGttatttgttttcctgttttccaTGCTTATTAAGAAACTTCGTTCAATGTCCACCAAACAAGTGAATGTGCTTTCTCAACGTAACGACAAAGGAACTTTGTGCGCTAACCAATTTCCTTCGGTTAATCTAAGGACGGTAGTATATAACATAGACTTGCTACAAGTCGACCTCTTGGCGAGCGGAGCGAGCCTTTTTTGGCCGCGAAGCGGCCGACAGCGAGCGACGAAGTCGCGAGAGGTCGCGCCATATGAAATCCGACGAAGGATCTTTTTGAAAGTCTATATATAAAAATGTACCAGTAGTAAATTGCAAaatctgttttgttgttgttgttttttttttttgcattagaAATATTGACTCCATACtgtttatatttaacaattagactacgagcccgagttttctacgagaaGATaatcaacgaggcgcagccgagttgactatcgctcgtacaAAAcaagggcgagtagtctaattgttttagtataaatttactcgtagtctcgttgcataaaatttaaagtaacgtttaggaaaaaatgttttattgtgtttacatcggcaattcaaaggtttcaaacactgcgcgtgatgtgcactgaggtgtgaaacaagcatcgcgtgttcaaaatagccgattttcattggctattcacaactgtagactatcagcagatagtctacgagtaatatagccaatcagattcacggattcacgataaaCTACGAtaaaatttatactaattagcAAGAGCCATTGATAGTTTTAGCCCCTACCGAAATGGATTATATAACTAACCTTGAATTATTCCATACCGTGAGTTTATTAAGCAAGAGCCATTGAGAGCTTTAATCCCTACTGACCTAAATGGATTATATAACTAACCTTgaattattttgcaaaaaatcttttttacaCAGTTTGTCGAGTtttacatttgttttttagaactaaaaattaatttaatacCTCAACCGTAAAGGGAAAATGCGCACAACTTGCTTCAAATTGGTCACCC is a window from the Acropora palmata chromosome 1, jaAcrPala1.3, whole genome shotgun sequence genome containing:
- the LOC141894290 gene encoding putative histone-lysine N-methyltransferase PRDM6; this encodes MEEKPTTQHSEKPCSPISVIKKPCSSSSQEQITLNILQYALFGCKPVKMVKTRCTSYSSDDEREEEIRLTERENLELTGEDNGHTEKANTKRCYAIASFPEEVTLCKSSIPGTNYGVCAKQHIPMGTWIGPYEGRRVTVDDVKTDMNMSHMWEIYEDNQLNYFLDGSDKNTSSWMRFIRCARHKQEQNLFAFQHNKSIFYRAYRDIPRGCELLVWYEDSYTQHMGIPVGIGNQSSSLQFQGKRHPISVRASHESEQSGDSQVLDNVEKRSASNSSRMHRGQKRRSSTQTVLTLLRQRIPDDCSAPLSQRQNKRWPAEQENTDNNNSLVHSDTEGKSPHSHVQHKKFVTNDGDGTRNGKKIDDVLESIADGGEFKCGQCKTSFAQRSLLNNHLCSRMPCKPYRCGHCQEAFAQPRELRMHAVIHVSEKPFKCGYCLRAFSGATTLNNHVRTHTGEKPFLCEVCGSSFSQPFQLSRHRRICMQSSE